Proteins encoded together in one Impatiens glandulifera chromosome 1, dImpGla2.1, whole genome shotgun sequence window:
- the LOC124915281 gene encoding transcription factor RAX2-like produces MGRAPCCDKANVKKGPWSPEEDSKLKDYMNKHGTAGNWISLPQKADLRRCGKSCRLRWLNYLRPNIKHGEFTEEEDKIICSLFTKIGSRWSIIAAQLPGRTDNDVKNYWNTKLNKKLMRTLAIPTPNYHPPSMFQTISNHPFATNPNSSPMITTGFDHHHHLQSNISDELANLFHGSYVGQKDRFLTFGGEASTSSSSNGSSSNIQMSSLGLESIDDQIITGLGVEYYGEIARYLNEDYIHQNYEQTHNYSSLEEIKQLINSTNLCNNNNSSFVDKIKAEEKEFMYY; encoded by the exons atgggGAGAGCTCCTTGCTGCGACAAAGCAAATGTAAAGAAAGGGCCATGGTCTCCTGAAGAGGACTCCAAGCTTAAAGATTACATGAACAAACATGGAACTGCGGGGAATTGGATCTCACTTCCTCAAAAAGCAG ATCTAAGAAGATGTGGAAAAAGTTGCAGACTTAGATGGCTTAATTATCTCAGACCAAACATTAAACATGGAGAATTCactgaagaagaagacaagatTATATGCTCCCTTTTTACTAAGATTGGAAGCAG GTGGTCAATAATAGCAGCTCAATTACCTGGAAGAACAGACAACGATGTTAAGAACTACTGGAATACAAAGTTAAACAAGAAATTGATGAGAACTCTAGCAATACCAACACCAAATTATCATCCTCCTTCCATGTTCCAAACCATATCAAATCACCCATTTGCCACTAACCCTAACTCATCACCTATGATCACCACTGgttttgatcatcatcatcatcttcaatccAATATTTCAGATGAGCTTGCAAATCTATTCCATGGAAGCTATGTGGGTCAAAAAGATCGATTTCTTACTTTTGGAGGGGAAGCCAGTACTAGCAGTTCCTCTAATGGAAGTTCTAGCAATATTCAGATGAGTAGTCTTGGATTGGAATCAATTGATGATCAAATAATTACTGGATTGGGAGTTGAGTATTATGGTGAGATTGCTCGATATTTGAATGAAGATTATATTCATCAGAATTATGAACAAACACATAATTATAGCAGCCTGGAGGAGATTAAGCAGCTCATTAATAGCACCAATTTATGTAACAACAACAACAGTTCCTTTGTTGACAAAATCAAGGCCGAGGAAAAAGAATTCATGTACTACTAA
- the LOC124911086 gene encoding transcription factor RAX2-like, whose translation MGRAPCCDKANVKKGPWSPEEDSKLKDYMNKHGTAGNWISLPQKAGLRRCGKSCRLRWVNYLRPNIKHGEFSEEEDKIICSLFTKIGSRWSMISSQLPGRTDNDVKNHWNTRLNKKINLATPTPTPTPTPNPTPNYHHASMFQTIANNPNSSPMIATGCDHDHHRLQSNISVEPANLFPGGEGSSTSSSFNGSSSNIQMSSLGLENEDNDALLAYIEHGTICL comes from the exons aTGGGGAGAGCTCCTTGTTGCGACAAAGCAAATGTAAAGAAAGGGCCATGGTCTCCTGAAGAGGACTCCAAGCTTAAAGATTACATGAACAAACATGGAACTGCAGGGAATTGGATTTCACTCCCTCAAAAAGCAG GTCTAAGAAGATGTGGGAAAAGTTGCAGACTTAGATGGGTTAATTATCTCAGACCAAACATTAAACATGGAGAATTcagtgaagaagaagacaagatTATTTGCTCTCTTTTTACTAAGATTGGAAGCAG GTGGTCAATGATTTCATCTCAATTACCGGGAAGAACAGACAATGATGTTAAGAATCACTGGAATACTAGattaaacaagaaaataaaTCTAGCAACACCAACACCAACACCAACACCAACACCAAATCCAACACCTAATTATCATCATGCTTCCATGTTCCAAACCATTGCCAATAACCCTAACTCATCACCTATGATCGCCACTGGTTGTGATCATgatcatcatcgtcttcaatcCAACATTTCAGTTGAGCCTGCAAATCTCTTCCCTGGAGGGGAAGGCAGCAGTACTAGCAGTTCTTTTAATGGAAGTTCCAGTAATATTCAGATGAGTAGCCTTGGATTGGAAAATGAGGATAATGATGCTTTGCTTGCTTATATTGAACACGGAACAATTTGCCTTTAG
- the LOC124915291 gene encoding S-adenosylmethionine synthase 2 encodes MDTFLFTSESVNEGHPDKLCDQVSDAVLDACLEQDPESKVACETCTKTNMVMVFGEITTKATVDYEKIVRTTCRGIGFTSPDVGLDADNCKVLVNIEQQSPDIAQGVHGHLSKKPEEIGAGDQGHMFGYATDETPELMPLTHVLATQLGAKLTEVRKNKTCPWLRPDGKTQVTVEYKNDGGAMVPIRVHTILISTQHDETVTNEQIAKDLKEHVIKPVVPSQYLDDKTIFHLNPSGRFVIGGPHGDAGLTGRKIIIDTYGGWGAHGGGAFSGKDPTKVDRSGAYIVRQAAKSIVASGLARRCIVQVSYAIGVPEPLSVFVDTYKTGKISDKDILVLIKESFDFRPGMIAMNLDLKRGGKLRYQKTAAYGHFGRDDPDFTWEVVKTLKPKA; translated from the coding sequence ATGGACACATTCCTATTCACTTCAGAATCGGTTAACGAAGGTCATCCAGATAAACTCTGCGACCAAGTCTCGGACGCCGTCCTCGATGCTTGTCTTGAGCAAGACCCCGAAAGCAAGGTCGCATGTGAGACCTGCACCAAAACCAACATGGTCATGGTGTTTGGTGAAATCACAACCAAAGCCACAGTTGACTATGAGAAGATAGTTCGAACCACTTGTAGAGGCATTGGTTTCACGTCACCTGATGTGGGTCTTGACGCAGATAACTGCAAGGTACTAGTTAACATCGAACAACAAAGCCCCGACATAGCTCAAGGTGTCCATGGCCATCTCTCGAAAAAACCTGAGGAAATTGGAGCAGGGGATCAAGGACACATGTTTGGTTACGCCACAGACGAAACCCCTGAACTAATGCCATTAACACACGTCCTCGCAACCCAACTCGGTGCCAAGCTAACCGAAGTAAGGAAGAACAAGACATGCCCATGGCTAAGACCCGACGGGAAAACACAAGTCACGGTTGAGTATAAAAACGACGGTGGAGCCATGGTTCCTATTAGGGTACACACCATTCTCATCTCGACCCAACACGATGAAACCGTCACCAATGAACAAATCGCAAAGGACTTGAAAGAACACGTGATCAAACCTGTCGTCCCGAGTCAATACCTGGACGATAAGACCATCTTTCATCTGAACCCGTCGGGTCGGTTCGTCATCGGCGGGCCACACGGAGACGCGGGGCTTACCGGGAGGAAGATCATCATTGACACTTACGGCGGGTGGGGGGCACACGGAGGAGGCGCGTTTTCGGGGAAGGATCCGACTAAGGTAGATAGGAGCGGGGCTTATATTGTTAGGCAAGCTGCGAAAAGTATAGTGGCTTCGGGCTTGGCCCGTCGTTGTATCGTGCAGGTTTCTTATGCAATTGGTGTGCCTGAGCCGTTGTCTGTGTTTGTTGATACTTATAAGACAGGGAAGATTTCGGATAAAGATATTTTGGTTTTGATTAAGGAAAGTTTCGACTTTAGACCGGGGATGATTGCGATGAATCTTGACCTGAAACGGGGAGGTAAGTTAAGGTATCAGAAGACGGCTGCTTATGGACATTTTGGTCGCGATGATCCCGATTTCACTTGGGAGGTTGTCAAGACACTTAAGCCTAAAGCTTAA